Proteins encoded within one genomic window of Dasypus novemcinctus isolate mDasNov1 chromosome 17, mDasNov1.1.hap2, whole genome shotgun sequence:
- the CNNM3 gene encoding metal transporter CNNM3 isoform X2 yields MAAAAAAAGRLGWLLAALCLGSAAGEAAPGPRVLSCLEEDGAEAAGPAPEAALRLRLLGAGSANSSWRCEAPAGGAGGAGGWRALLCLRAGPGRPPGPAAAARAEPGGAAGEAAAPAWALGLGAAALLALAALARGLQLSALALAPAEVQVLRESGSEAERAAARRLEPARRWAGCALGALLLLASLAQAALAVLLYRAAGQRAVPAALGSAGLAFLLGEVLPAAVSGRWALALAPRALGLSRLAVLLTLPVALPVGQLLERAARPGRLRERVLELARGAGDPCGELGRGALRGRTVEDVLTPLEDCFMLDAGAVLDFGVLAGIMQSGHTRIPVYEEERSNIVDMLYLKDLAFVDPEDRTPLSTITRFYNHPLHFVFNDTKLDAVLEEFKKGKSHLAIVQKVNNEGEGDPFYEVLGLVTLEDVIEEIIKSEILDESDVYRDSQPRKRPAPPSMPPERKEEFSLFRGSDSECKVKISPQLLLATQRFLSQEVDVFSPLHISEKVLLHLLKHPSVNQEVRFDESNRLAAGHYLYQRSQPVDYFILILQGRVEVEIGKEGLRFENGAFTYYGVSALTSPSSVHPTPAASLQPEAVDGARPPAYCPDYTVRALSDLQLIKVTRLQYLNALLATRAQGLPQPPENADLQVTPGSQARLLGDKTATAAAFPVDLSLSGTFGNCS; encoded by the exons atggcggcggcggcggcggcggcgggccgcctgggctggctgctggccgcGCTCTGCCTGGGCTCGGCGGCCGGGGAGGCGGCGCCGGGCCCGCGCGTGCTGAGCTGCCTGGAGGAGGACGGCGCCGAGGCCGCGGGGCCCGCGCCCGAGGCCGCGCTCCGCCTGCGCCTGCTGGGCGCGGGCTCGGCCAACAGCTCGTGGCGCTGCGAGGCGcccgcgggcggcgcgggcggcgcgggcggctGGCGGGCGCTGCTGTGCCTGCGCGCCGGGCCCGGGCGCCCGCcggggccggcggcggcggcgcgcgcGGAGCCGGGCGGCGCGGCGGGCGAGGCGGCGGCGCCGGCCTGGGCGCTGGGCCTGGGGGCGGCCGCGCTGCTGGCGCTGGCGGCGCTGGCGCGGGGCCTGCAGCTGAGCGCGCTGGCGCTGGCGCCCGCCGAGGTGCAGGTGCTGCGCGAGAGCGGCTCGGAGGCGGAGCGCGCGGCGGCGCGGCGCCTGGAGCCGGCGCGGCGCTGGGCCGGCTGCGCCCTGGGCGCGCTGCTGCTGCTGGCCAGCCTGGCGCAGGCGGCGCTCGCCGTGCTGCTGTACCGCGCGGCCGGCCAGCGCGCCGTGCCCGCGGCGCTGGGCAGCGCGGGGCTGGCCTTCCTGCTGGGCGAGGTGCTGCCGGCCGCCGTCAGCGGGCGCTGGGCGCTGGCGCTGGCGCCGCGCGCGCTGGGCCTCAGCCGCCTGGCCGTGCTGCTGACGCTGCCCGTGGCGCTGCCCGTCGGCCAGCTGCTGGAGCGCGCCGCGCGGCCCGGGCGCCTGCGGGAGCGCGTGCTGGAGCTGGCGCGCGGCGCCGGCGACCCCTGCGGCGAGCTGGGCCGCGGCGCGCTGCGCGGCCGCACGGTGGAGGACGTGCTCACGCCGCTCGAGGACTGCTTCATGCTGGACGCGGGCGCCGTGCTGGACTTCGGCGTGCTGGCCGGCATCATGCAGAGCGGCCACACGCGCATCCCCGTGTACGAGGAGGAGCGCTCCAACATCGTGGACATGCTCTACCTCAAGGACCTGGCCTTCGTGGACCCCGAGGACCGCACGCCGCTCAGCACCATCACGCGCTTCTACAACCACCCACTGCACTTCGTGTTCAACGACACCAAGCTGGACGCCGTGCTGGAGGAGTTCAAGAAGG GGAAGTCCCACCTGGCCATCGTGCAGAAGGTGAACAACGAGGGGGAGGGCGACCCCTTCTACGAGGTGCTGGGCCTGGTCACCCTGGAGGACGTCATCGAGGAGATCATCAAGTCCGAGATCCTGGACGAGTCCGACGTGTACA GGGACAGCCAGCCGAGGAAGAGGCCTGCCCCGCCAAGCATGCCTccagagaggaaggaggagtTCTCCCTGTTCAGGGGGTCCGACAGCGAGTGCAAGGTCAAAATCTCACCGCAGCTGCTCTTGGCCACCCAGCGCTTCCTCTCCCAAG AGGTGGACGTGTTCAGCCCACTGCACATCTCCGAGAAGGTCCTGCTGCACCTGCTGAAGCACCCCAGTGTCAACCAGGAAGTGAGGTTTGATGAGAGCAACCGCCTGGCTGCCGGCCATTACCTGTACCAGCGCAGCCAGCCGGTGGACTACTTCATTCTCATCCTGCAG GGCAGGGTCGAGGTGGAGATCGGGAAGGAGGGCCTGCGGTTCGAGAACGGGGCGTTCACCTACTACGGGGTCTCGGCCCTGACCTCGCCGTCCTCGG TTCACCCGACCCCGGCGGCCTCGCTGCAGCCCGAGGCGGTGGAcggcgcccgcccgcccgcctaCTGCCCCGACTACACCGTGAGAGCCCTCTCGGACCTGCAGCTCATCAAG GTCACGCGGCTGCAGTACCTGAATGCACTCCTGGCCACCCGAGCCCAGGGCCTGCCGCAGCCCCCCGAGAACGCAGACCTGCAGGTCACCCCCGGCAGCCAGGCCAGGCTCCTCGGTGACAAGACGGCCACGGCAGCAG CCTTCCCAGTAGACCTTTCCCTCTCTGGCACCTTTGGAAACTGCAGTTGA
- the CNNM3 gene encoding metal transporter CNNM3 isoform X1: protein MAAAAAAAGRLGWLLAALCLGSAAGEAAPGPRVLSCLEEDGAEAAGPAPEAALRLRLLGAGSANSSWRCEAPAGGAGGAGGWRALLCLRAGPGRPPGPAAAARAEPGGAAGEAAAPAWALGLGAAALLALAALARGLQLSALALAPAEVQVLRESGSEAERAAARRLEPARRWAGCALGALLLLASLAQAALAVLLYRAAGQRAVPAALGSAGLAFLLGEVLPAAVSGRWALALAPRALGLSRLAVLLTLPVALPVGQLLERAARPGRLRERVLELARGAGDPCGELGRGALRGRTVEDVLTPLEDCFMLDAGAVLDFGVLAGIMQSGHTRIPVYEEERSNIVDMLYLKDLAFVDPEDRTPLSTITRFYNHPLHFVFNDTKLDAVLEEFKKGKSHLAIVQKVNNEGEGDPFYEVLGLVTLEDVIEEIIKSEILDESDVYRDSQPRKRPAPPSMPPERKEEFSLFRGSDSECKVKISPQLLLATQRFLSQEVDVFSPLHISEKVLLHLLKHPSVNQEVRFDESNRLAAGHYLYQRSQPVDYFILILQGRVEVEIGKEGLRFENGAFTYYGVSALTSPSSVHPTPAASLQPEAVDGARPPAYCPDYTVRALSDLQLIKVTRLQYLNALLATRAQGLPQPPENADLQVTPGSQARLLGDKTATAAGSNHSGPAEERPRWGPEV, encoded by the exons atggcggcggcggcggcggcggcgggccgcctgggctggctgctggccgcGCTCTGCCTGGGCTCGGCGGCCGGGGAGGCGGCGCCGGGCCCGCGCGTGCTGAGCTGCCTGGAGGAGGACGGCGCCGAGGCCGCGGGGCCCGCGCCCGAGGCCGCGCTCCGCCTGCGCCTGCTGGGCGCGGGCTCGGCCAACAGCTCGTGGCGCTGCGAGGCGcccgcgggcggcgcgggcggcgcgggcggctGGCGGGCGCTGCTGTGCCTGCGCGCCGGGCCCGGGCGCCCGCcggggccggcggcggcggcgcgcgcGGAGCCGGGCGGCGCGGCGGGCGAGGCGGCGGCGCCGGCCTGGGCGCTGGGCCTGGGGGCGGCCGCGCTGCTGGCGCTGGCGGCGCTGGCGCGGGGCCTGCAGCTGAGCGCGCTGGCGCTGGCGCCCGCCGAGGTGCAGGTGCTGCGCGAGAGCGGCTCGGAGGCGGAGCGCGCGGCGGCGCGGCGCCTGGAGCCGGCGCGGCGCTGGGCCGGCTGCGCCCTGGGCGCGCTGCTGCTGCTGGCCAGCCTGGCGCAGGCGGCGCTCGCCGTGCTGCTGTACCGCGCGGCCGGCCAGCGCGCCGTGCCCGCGGCGCTGGGCAGCGCGGGGCTGGCCTTCCTGCTGGGCGAGGTGCTGCCGGCCGCCGTCAGCGGGCGCTGGGCGCTGGCGCTGGCGCCGCGCGCGCTGGGCCTCAGCCGCCTGGCCGTGCTGCTGACGCTGCCCGTGGCGCTGCCCGTCGGCCAGCTGCTGGAGCGCGCCGCGCGGCCCGGGCGCCTGCGGGAGCGCGTGCTGGAGCTGGCGCGCGGCGCCGGCGACCCCTGCGGCGAGCTGGGCCGCGGCGCGCTGCGCGGCCGCACGGTGGAGGACGTGCTCACGCCGCTCGAGGACTGCTTCATGCTGGACGCGGGCGCCGTGCTGGACTTCGGCGTGCTGGCCGGCATCATGCAGAGCGGCCACACGCGCATCCCCGTGTACGAGGAGGAGCGCTCCAACATCGTGGACATGCTCTACCTCAAGGACCTGGCCTTCGTGGACCCCGAGGACCGCACGCCGCTCAGCACCATCACGCGCTTCTACAACCACCCACTGCACTTCGTGTTCAACGACACCAAGCTGGACGCCGTGCTGGAGGAGTTCAAGAAGG GGAAGTCCCACCTGGCCATCGTGCAGAAGGTGAACAACGAGGGGGAGGGCGACCCCTTCTACGAGGTGCTGGGCCTGGTCACCCTGGAGGACGTCATCGAGGAGATCATCAAGTCCGAGATCCTGGACGAGTCCGACGTGTACA GGGACAGCCAGCCGAGGAAGAGGCCTGCCCCGCCAAGCATGCCTccagagaggaaggaggagtTCTCCCTGTTCAGGGGGTCCGACAGCGAGTGCAAGGTCAAAATCTCACCGCAGCTGCTCTTGGCCACCCAGCGCTTCCTCTCCCAAG AGGTGGACGTGTTCAGCCCACTGCACATCTCCGAGAAGGTCCTGCTGCACCTGCTGAAGCACCCCAGTGTCAACCAGGAAGTGAGGTTTGATGAGAGCAACCGCCTGGCTGCCGGCCATTACCTGTACCAGCGCAGCCAGCCGGTGGACTACTTCATTCTCATCCTGCAG GGCAGGGTCGAGGTGGAGATCGGGAAGGAGGGCCTGCGGTTCGAGAACGGGGCGTTCACCTACTACGGGGTCTCGGCCCTGACCTCGCCGTCCTCGG TTCACCCGACCCCGGCGGCCTCGCTGCAGCCCGAGGCGGTGGAcggcgcccgcccgcccgcctaCTGCCCCGACTACACCGTGAGAGCCCTCTCGGACCTGCAGCTCATCAAG GTCACGCGGCTGCAGTACCTGAATGCACTCCTGGCCACCCGAGCCCAGGGCCTGCCGCAGCCCCCCGAGAACGCAGACCTGCAGGTCACCCCCGGCAGCCAGGCCAGGCTCCTCGGTGACAAGACGGCCACGGCAGCAG GGTCCAACCACAGCGGTCCAGCGGAGGAGCGCCCACGCTGGGGCCCGGAAGTCTAA